Proteins encoded within one genomic window of Kibdelosporangium phytohabitans:
- a CDS encoding protein-arginine deiminase family protein — MGVKVKLNAVKVVGVVAASFLVSSGFSASATAESALSGDTVFLPNVDDDQRRCHVAPADLDALGGEVDARLAACNDAADDRVNGYRDEADLARVRVGRGSGGRSGVISVDAQARVFVKRHNGFSPDTRLSAAELRSGAELGVEGKDVLRDRTKWDGWVTVTLTVDDRVRARHRMRVAPLILQNDLQPATTVFAARPSTGPGWVQRPGPGSLPEFPARFPGDFDKFSTPLRQEAPDVRFVKGTESWWKDVWWQDLFEPATASMPTRHGVQTMRVAIRSANVFQVPDGKGGTVPTPRPAGRLVFRDLRGPDVGVVQQYTLEDRHFVHDQRNATGNIESLPPYRGFPQGRMVHGTGFDNRLQPDKAFITMLNAQGQQPPVVIDTSWLVVGHADETMHVVRADNARGWTLVVADPRLAERLLREVPRDTELLAGTSADHKPTAGELLGNPAFVGDNQQAARHIDDQVKIMLAETGLRADELIRVPVLFFKAPEVPLFMALTPGIPNGLSLTDRVFAAPDPHGPVVGGKDVFRQATERAIAASGVRIRWVDDYLWAHIGGGEVHCTTNAWRDTSSARPWWK, encoded by the coding sequence GTGGGGGTCAAGGTCAAGCTCAACGCAGTAAAGGTCGTCGGTGTCGTCGCCGCATCCTTTCTTGTCAGCAGTGGGTTCTCCGCCAGCGCGACCGCCGAGTCCGCGTTGTCCGGCGACACCGTCTTCCTGCCCAACGTGGACGACGATCAGCGGCGTTGTCATGTCGCACCTGCTGATCTCGATGCGCTCGGCGGTGAGGTCGACGCCCGGCTTGCCGCGTGCAACGACGCTGCTGACGATCGTGTCAACGGGTATCGCGATGAGGCTGATCTCGCGCGGGTGCGGGTCGGGCGTGGTAGCGGTGGGCGGTCCGGGGTGATCAGTGTCGACGCGCAGGCACGGGTCTTCGTGAAGCGGCACAACGGTTTTTCCCCGGATACGCGGTTGTCCGCCGCCGAGTTGCGGTCTGGTGCCGAGCTCGGAGTCGAGGGCAAGGACGTCCTCCGGGACCGCACCAAGTGGGACGGGTGGGTCACGGTCACCCTGACCGTCGACGACCGGGTCAGGGCACGGCACCGCATGCGGGTGGCTCCCCTGATCCTCCAGAACGACCTGCAGCCCGCCACCACTGTTTTCGCCGCGCGTCCCAGCACCGGGCCGGGGTGGGTCCAGCGGCCTGGCCCTGGCTCGCTTCCCGAGTTCCCCGCGCGGTTCCCCGGCGACTTCGACAAGTTCAGCACCCCTCTTCGCCAGGAAGCCCCCGATGTCCGGTTCGTCAAGGGCACCGAATCCTGGTGGAAGGACGTCTGGTGGCAGGACCTCTTCGAACCCGCCACCGCCAGCATGCCCACCCGGCACGGCGTGCAGACCATGCGAGTCGCCATCCGATCCGCGAACGTCTTCCAGGTCCCCGACGGCAAGGGCGGCACTGTCCCCACTCCCCGGCCGGCTGGGCGGCTGGTGTTCCGCGACCTTCGCGGGCCGGACGTCGGCGTCGTGCAGCAGTACACGCTGGAGGACCGGCACTTCGTCCACGACCAGCGCAACGCCACCGGCAACATCGAGTCGTTGCCCCCGTACCGCGGTTTCCCGCAGGGGCGCATGGTTCACGGCACCGGCTTCGACAACCGCCTCCAGCCGGACAAGGCGTTCATCACCATGCTCAACGCTCAAGGGCAGCAGCCCCCGGTGGTCATCGACACCTCGTGGCTCGTTGTCGGTCACGCCGATGAGACCATGCACGTCGTCCGCGCCGACAACGCGCGTGGGTGGACGCTGGTGGTCGCCGACCCCAGACTGGCCGAGCGTCTGCTGCGCGAGGTCCCCCGGGACACCGAACTCCTGGCCGGCACCAGCGCCGATCACAAGCCCACGGCCGGTGAACTGCTCGGCAACCCGGCATTCGTCGGCGACAACCAACAGGCCGCGCGGCACATCGACGACCAAGTCAAGATCATGCTCGCCGAGACCGGACTGCGGGCGGACGAGCTGATCCGCGTACCGGTCCTGTTCTTCAAGGCACCCGAAGTCCCCCTCTTCATGGCGTTGACGCCGGGAATCCCCAACGGGCTGTCGCTGACCGACCGCGTGTTCGCCGCGCCCGACCCGCATGGGCCTGTCGTCGGCGGCAAGGACGTCTTCCGGCAGGCCACCGAACGCGCCATCGCCGCGTCCGGTGTCCGGATCCGGTGGGTCGACGACTACCTGTGGGCGCACATCGGCGGCGGTGAGGTGCACTGCACCACCAACGCCTGGCGGGACACCAGTTCCGCTCGCCCGTGGTGGAAGTAG
- a CDS encoding Gfo/Idh/MocA family protein has protein sequence MTQQQRFQAAIVGCGVVAETSHLPALRASADRVDLVAAVESDPERLADFQSQYDIASAYTSVADMLSDCRPDLVIVCTPPATHADIAVQSLEAGAWVLLEKPPCLSLAEYARIEAAETGGGPYAGVVFQHRFGSGARNAVDLISSGALGQPLVAVCTTAWYRDQTYFDVPWRGRWETEGGGTTMGHGIHQMDLLLAMLGEWEEVRAMAGRLARAVDTEDVSMASVRFAGGAMASIVNSTLSPREESYIRVDLTDATVELTHLYGYTNADWRYTPAVHVRDAERIASWTDLPQDVTSSHTAQLPYFLDAMAKGERPPLSGRQGREALELVAAIYRSAFTGQPVRRGDIGPDDPYYHRMDGVTE, from the coding sequence ATGACACAGCAGCAGAGGTTCCAGGCCGCGATCGTCGGCTGCGGGGTGGTCGCGGAAACCTCGCACCTCCCGGCACTGCGTGCGTCAGCCGATCGGGTGGACCTGGTCGCCGCGGTGGAGAGCGACCCCGAGCGGCTCGCGGACTTCCAGAGCCAGTACGACATCGCGTCGGCGTACACGTCGGTGGCCGACATGCTGTCCGACTGCCGCCCGGACCTGGTGATCGTCTGCACCCCGCCCGCCACCCACGCCGACATCGCCGTCCAGTCCCTCGAAGCGGGTGCGTGGGTGCTGCTGGAGAAACCTCCCTGCTTGTCGCTGGCCGAGTACGCCCGGATCGAGGCGGCGGAAACCGGCGGCGGGCCGTACGCGGGCGTGGTGTTCCAGCACCGCTTCGGCTCCGGCGCCCGCAACGCCGTCGACCTGATCTCCTCCGGCGCGCTCGGGCAGCCGCTGGTGGCCGTGTGCACGACGGCCTGGTACCGCGACCAGACCTACTTCGACGTGCCGTGGCGGGGCCGCTGGGAGACCGAGGGCGGCGGGACGACGATGGGCCACGGCATCCACCAGATGGACCTGCTGCTGGCGATGCTGGGGGAGTGGGAGGAAGTCCGCGCGATGGCCGGGCGGCTGGCCCGTGCGGTGGACACCGAGGACGTGTCGATGGCGTCGGTCCGGTTCGCCGGCGGCGCCATGGCGTCCATTGTGAACAGCACCCTGTCACCGCGGGAGGAGAGCTACATCCGTGTCGACCTCACCGACGCGACGGTGGAACTGACACACCTGTACGGCTACACGAACGCCGACTGGCGATACACCCCCGCGGTGCACGTGCGTGACGCCGAACGGATCGCGTCGTGGACCGACCTCCCGCAGGACGTGACCAGCTCGCACACCGCGCAGCTGCCGTACTTCCTCGACGCCATGGCCAAGGGCGAACGGCCGCCGCTGTCCGGCAGGCAAGGACGCGAGGCGCTGGAACTCGTCGCGGCCATCTACCGGTCCGCCTTCACCGGGCAGCCGGTGCGGCGCGGCGACATCGGCCCGGACGACCCGTACTACCACCGGATGGACGGAGTGACCGAGTGA
- a CDS encoding siderophore-interacting protein, which yields MSRAKPPERRKMIRATVARTSRISRNFVTVTLTGEELAEFEHQGFDQCVRLFFRRDGQDILNMPTFSNNAWLAQFLLTRVTNRPWVRNYTVRAFRTDPLEMDIEFALHGDTGPASVFATSAQPGDPVGIFDEGIGYLPAADAARQLIVADESAVPAALAILEGAPETLQADVYLEVPDADDIREVETPADVTVHWLARNGSGDVPGNLALRTLRSSSFSVVPQYTWVAGESALVTGVRRYLVQEVSVPRSTVTFIGYWRYGRASPG from the coding sequence ATGTCGAGAGCCAAGCCGCCCGAGCGCAGGAAGATGATCAGGGCGACGGTCGCGCGGACGAGCCGGATCAGCCGGAACTTCGTGACGGTCACGCTGACCGGCGAAGAACTGGCCGAGTTCGAACACCAGGGCTTCGACCAGTGCGTGCGGCTGTTCTTCCGGCGCGACGGCCAGGACATCCTCAACATGCCCACGTTCTCCAACAACGCGTGGCTGGCCCAGTTCCTGCTGACCCGCGTCACCAACCGCCCATGGGTGCGCAACTACACGGTCCGCGCGTTCCGCACCGACCCACTGGAAATGGACATCGAGTTCGCACTGCACGGCGACACAGGTCCAGCGTCGGTGTTCGCGACAAGCGCCCAGCCCGGTGATCCCGTGGGCATCTTCGACGAAGGAATCGGCTACCTGCCCGCGGCGGACGCGGCACGCCAACTGATCGTCGCCGACGAAAGCGCGGTCCCAGCGGCACTGGCGATCCTCGAAGGCGCCCCGGAAACGCTGCAAGCTGACGTGTACCTCGAAGTTCCCGACGCCGACGACATCCGCGAAGTCGAAACACCGGCGGATGTGACCGTGCACTGGCTTGCCCGGAACGGGTCAGGTGACGTTCCGGGCAATCTTGCCTTGCGGACGCTTAGGAGTAGTTCTTTTTCTGTCGTACCTCAGTATACGTGGGTTGCCGGGGAGAGTGCTTTGGTTACCGGGGTGCGTCGGTATCTCGTGCAGGAGGTTTCCGTGCCTCGATCTACCGTGACTTTTATCGGCTATTGGCGGTATGGTCGGGCCAGCCCTGGCTGA
- a CDS encoding PmoA family protein — protein MTLVDDGRTLTLMGAHTALFRYTYRPDTPAFECPCPSFHPLRSLDGDVVTGYRPHDHRWHKGLAMTASHLSGQNFWGGASYVTGKGYRVLPNVGSLVHRGFTGAWTEEIDWITAAGEKWIAERRTIDYVFDYDSWWLDLTFELHNVRGEALEFGSPTVFGRDQAGYCGFFWRGPRSFTGGTILAPDGRTGPELMGARADWLAFVGAHDEVDRMSTVVIQGDPANPSGRWFVRNEPYPVVNPSLAFYEPLRLPADETLRLRYRLMIGCGAWGTGRIDEVVRTWEW, from the coding sequence GTGACCCTTGTGGACGACGGGCGCACGCTGACGCTGATGGGCGCGCACACCGCTCTGTTCCGGTACACCTACCGCCCGGACACCCCCGCGTTCGAGTGCCCGTGCCCCAGCTTCCACCCGCTGCGGAGCCTCGACGGCGACGTCGTCACCGGCTACCGGCCGCACGACCACCGCTGGCACAAGGGGCTCGCGATGACCGCGTCCCACCTGTCCGGCCAGAACTTCTGGGGCGGCGCCTCGTACGTCACCGGCAAGGGCTACCGGGTGCTGCCCAACGTCGGCTCGCTGGTGCACCGGGGGTTCACCGGCGCGTGGACCGAGGAGATCGACTGGATCACGGCGGCGGGCGAGAAGTGGATCGCCGAGCGGCGCACGATCGACTACGTGTTCGACTACGACTCCTGGTGGCTCGACCTCACCTTCGAGCTGCACAACGTGCGCGGCGAGGCGCTGGAGTTCGGCAGCCCGACCGTGTTCGGCCGCGACCAGGCCGGGTACTGCGGGTTCTTCTGGCGCGGCCCGCGGTCGTTCACCGGCGGCACGATCCTGGCTCCGGACGGCCGCACCGGCCCGGAGTTGATGGGCGCACGCGCGGACTGGCTGGCGTTCGTCGGTGCGCACGACGAGGTCGACCGGATGTCCACCGTGGTGATCCAGGGCGACCCGGCCAACCCGAGCGGCCGGTGGTTCGTGCGCAACGAGCCGTATCCCGTGGTCAACCCGTCCTTGGCGTTCTACGAACCGTTGCGGCTGCCCGCGGACGAGACGCTCCGGCTGCGGTACCGGCTGATGATCGGCTGCGGCGCGTGGGGCACCGGCCGGATCGACGAGGTGGTGCGGACCTGGGAATGGTGA
- a CDS encoding PASTA domain-containing protein gives MRIVLIGTACVVLLAAGCGQPSPGSATSPSTRSGTPAGAKGSWTMPDLVGKKLQEAQDTVQRVSGNPLFLTQSHDAKRKGRQQVVDGNWKVCSQNVAAGTTVNADTVIDFGAVKLEEECD, from the coding sequence GTGCGGATTGTGCTCATCGGGACCGCGTGCGTTGTTCTGCTCGCCGCTGGCTGCGGCCAGCCGAGTCCGGGAAGCGCGACCAGCCCGTCCACCCGATCGGGGACGCCGGCCGGGGCGAAGGGCTCGTGGACCATGCCCGACCTGGTCGGCAAGAAGCTGCAGGAGGCGCAGGACACCGTCCAGCGCGTGAGCGGCAACCCCCTGTTCCTCACGCAGTCGCACGACGCGAAGCGGAAGGGCCGTCAGCAGGTCGTCGACGGCAACTGGAAGGTGTGCAGCCAGAACGTGGCGGCGGGGACGACGGTCAACGCCGACACCGTGATCGACTTCGGGGCGGTGAAGCTGGAGGAGGAGTGTGACTGA
- a CDS encoding AfsR/SARP family transcriptional regulator: MRVQVLGPVRAWCSEGERIDLGSTGQRAVLGLLALHGGQGMSRAELIDALWGRRPPATAVNILQTRVKHLRRQLEPGRAPRAASGVLPRTGDGYTLLMDSDLTRFRELAPSSDALSVRRALQLWHGAPLSDIPALAGHPTIRAVARERHAVVIRYGEMMIARGAAADVLPMLAEAAADQPLDEAVHARLIRAYQATGRRAEAFAVFHAIRKRLAHELGSTPGRDLTAANEDILRGCPPGFPVTAASPASRPVPADAPEFGRSADGIRIQALGPLRLWRHGRVLDLGSGGVRALLGILALDCGQPTSRADIAEALWHEEPPPSATNVIQAYVRKLRRLLEPDRHAHGHSSLVPRSGDGYTLLVSDVDVPHFRMLLEGGGTERLGAALRLWQGPPVADVPALAGHKKVLALTEQRRAAVARYGEVMIRSGSSAEVIGMLEDEASGRPLDEAALARLIRAYRAAGRSAQAFDAYRTARQRLADELGVDPGPELIAARPSERAVPAQLPAGVRGFVGRGAELSELDNVLALHGADGVVCLVSGSAGVGKTAFAVRAGHRRQRFPGGQLYIDMRGFDSRKPLAAGDALVRLLGALGVTGRDVPADTAGRGRWLRQEITGKGVLLVVDNVSAAGQVLPLLPCPRSCAIVVTSRDTLPELTTHCHVELGPLSRAEALTLLTNVVGERARAEPEAAAALVEQCARLPLALRVAAELVVSRTVVPLSGLVKELADRDRRLELFDDSGDHRTAVGEVFSWSYRHLSDAAARAFRLLALHPGLDTDTSAAAALFGTGTSEARRLLETLARAHLVHATGADRWGMHDLLRAFGSALGNDDQEALGRLFDHYVETAAGMAVDLESTASRTWLDAELPNLTTICVYTPPRQTVRLATALYRYLDGGRYAEAQTIHAQAVQAALRLNDLSAQAHAVTNLGSVHWHSGRYGEAAQHYRRALRMYLAASNRAGAARALTRLGNVEEQTGQYQHAATHHAQALAHARAAKHVSAEARALTNLGIVSERLDELDTAADLHEQALDVFVSLGDWVGEAVARTRLGMIAMRTGAYERAMRQHERALAIARDSGHLRGEAHSLINIGDVHLARNFYARAATHYSDALALCELTGHEYGRATALNGLGDAFDRTGRRTEARRNYTAALAVAVKIGDVDEQGRAHAGLAR, translated from the coding sequence GTGCGGGTCCAGGTGCTGGGGCCGGTCCGGGCGTGGTGTTCCGAAGGCGAGCGGATCGACCTTGGGTCCACGGGCCAACGCGCGGTGTTGGGGTTGCTCGCGTTGCACGGCGGGCAAGGTATGTCCCGGGCTGAGCTGATCGACGCGCTGTGGGGCAGGCGGCCACCGGCGACCGCGGTGAACATCCTGCAGACCAGGGTGAAACACCTCCGTCGGCAGCTGGAACCCGGGCGTGCGCCGCGAGCCGCCAGCGGAGTCCTGCCTCGCACGGGCGACGGCTACACGCTGCTGATGGACAGCGACCTGACGCGGTTCCGTGAGCTGGCACCGAGTTCCGACGCACTCTCGGTGAGGCGGGCTCTGCAGTTGTGGCACGGTGCGCCGCTGTCGGACATCCCTGCGCTCGCCGGGCATCCAACTATCCGTGCGGTGGCACGGGAGCGGCATGCTGTCGTCATCCGCTACGGCGAGATGATGATCGCTCGTGGCGCCGCCGCCGATGTGCTGCCGATGCTGGCTGAGGCCGCGGCCGACCAGCCACTGGACGAGGCGGTCCACGCACGGCTGATCCGCGCCTACCAGGCGACTGGCCGGCGCGCCGAGGCATTCGCGGTGTTCCACGCGATTCGCAAGCGGCTCGCGCACGAACTGGGCTCCACGCCAGGGCGGGACCTGACCGCCGCCAACGAGGACATCTTGCGTGGCTGCCCGCCGGGTTTCCCTGTCACGGCAGCCAGTCCCGCGTCGAGGCCTGTTCCGGCTGATGCGCCGGAGTTCGGCCGGAGTGCGGACGGGATCCGGATCCAGGCACTCGGGCCGTTGCGGCTGTGGCGCCACGGTCGCGTACTCGACCTCGGGTCAGGCGGTGTCCGGGCGTTGCTGGGCATCCTCGCGCTCGACTGCGGGCAGCCGACGTCACGCGCGGACATCGCGGAAGCCTTGTGGCACGAAGAACCACCGCCGAGCGCGACCAACGTCATCCAGGCGTACGTCCGCAAGCTGCGCCGGCTCCTGGAGCCGGACAGGCACGCCCATGGGCACAGCTCGCTCGTGCCGAGATCCGGCGACGGCTACACACTGCTCGTGTCCGATGTGGACGTGCCGCATTTCCGGATGTTGCTGGAGGGCGGCGGCACCGAGCGGCTGGGTGCCGCACTTCGGTTGTGGCAGGGCCCTCCGGTCGCCGACGTCCCCGCTCTCGCTGGGCACAAGAAGGTTCTCGCGCTGACCGAACAGCGCCGGGCCGCGGTCGCGCGCTACGGCGAGGTGATGATCCGGTCGGGGTCCTCCGCGGAGGTCATCGGCATGCTGGAGGACGAGGCATCCGGCCGGCCGCTGGACGAAGCCGCACTGGCCCGTTTGATCCGCGCCTACCGCGCGGCTGGGCGGAGTGCGCAGGCCTTCGACGCGTATCGCACGGCCAGGCAGCGGCTGGCCGATGAGCTCGGCGTCGACCCGGGGCCCGAGCTGATCGCCGCCCGGCCCAGTGAACGAGCGGTACCGGCTCAGCTGCCCGCCGGTGTGCGCGGGTTCGTCGGGCGTGGCGCTGAACTGTCCGAACTGGACAATGTACTGGCGCTTCACGGCGCTGACGGCGTGGTGTGCCTCGTGTCCGGGAGTGCGGGCGTCGGCAAGACGGCGTTCGCAGTGCGGGCCGGGCATCGGCGGCAGCGATTTCCCGGTGGTCAGCTGTACATCGACATGCGCGGCTTCGACTCCCGGAAGCCGCTGGCCGCCGGGGACGCGTTGGTCCGGCTGCTGGGCGCGCTGGGCGTCACCGGCAGGGACGTTCCGGCCGACACAGCCGGCCGTGGGCGGTGGTTGCGGCAGGAGATCACGGGCAAGGGCGTGCTACTGGTGGTGGACAACGTCAGCGCGGCCGGGCAGGTTCTGCCGCTCCTGCCGTGCCCACGGTCGTGCGCGATCGTGGTGACCAGCCGTGACACGCTGCCCGAGCTGACCACGCACTGCCATGTCGAGCTTGGCCCCCTGTCCCGTGCGGAGGCGCTCACACTGCTCACGAACGTGGTCGGCGAGCGGGCGCGAGCGGAGCCGGAAGCCGCCGCAGCGCTCGTCGAGCAGTGTGCCCGGCTACCTCTGGCACTCCGCGTGGCCGCTGAGCTCGTCGTGTCACGCACGGTCGTCCCACTGTCCGGGCTGGTCAAGGAACTAGCCGATCGTGACCGGCGGCTTGAGCTGTTCGACGACAGCGGGGACCACCGGACCGCGGTCGGTGAGGTGTTCTCCTGGTCGTACCGGCACTTGAGCGACGCCGCTGCCCGCGCGTTCCGGCTGCTGGCCCTGCACCCGGGGCTGGACACGGACACGTCCGCCGCCGCGGCGCTGTTCGGCACCGGCACGAGCGAAGCCCGGCGGCTGCTCGAAACGCTTGCCCGTGCGCACCTCGTCCACGCCACAGGCGCTGATCGGTGGGGAATGCACGATCTGCTGCGGGCGTTCGGCTCGGCTCTCGGCAACGACGACCAAGAGGCGCTGGGGCGCTTGTTCGATCACTACGTCGAGACGGCCGCGGGCATGGCCGTCGACCTGGAGAGCACGGCCAGCCGCACGTGGCTCGACGCCGAACTGCCCAACCTGACCACGATCTGCGTGTACACCCCGCCCCGGCAGACCGTCCGGCTGGCCACCGCGCTCTACCGCTACCTCGACGGCGGCCGGTACGCCGAGGCGCAAACGATTCACGCGCAGGCAGTACAGGCCGCGCTGCGATTGAACGACCTTTCCGCGCAGGCACACGCCGTCACCAACCTCGGCAGCGTGCACTGGCACTCGGGGCGCTACGGCGAAGCGGCCCAGCATTACCGCCGTGCGTTGCGGATGTACCTGGCGGCGTCGAACCGGGCAGGCGCGGCCAGGGCGTTGACCAGGCTGGGCAACGTCGAGGAACAGACCGGCCAGTACCAGCACGCCGCCACCCACCACGCGCAAGCGTTGGCGCATGCCCGTGCCGCGAAGCACGTGAGCGCCGAAGCACGCGCGCTCACAAACTTGGGCATCGTCAGCGAACGCCTCGACGAACTCGACACCGCGGCGGATCTGCACGAGCAAGCGCTTGACGTCTTCGTGAGCCTCGGTGACTGGGTCGGTGAAGCCGTGGCACGGACCAGGCTCGGCATGATCGCGATGCGGACCGGTGCCTACGAGCGGGCGATGCGCCAGCACGAACGTGCCCTCGCGATCGCCCGCGACTCCGGGCACCTGCGGGGCGAGGCGCATTCCCTGATCAACATCGGTGACGTGCACCTGGCGCGGAACTTCTACGCGCGGGCCGCCACCCACTACTCGGACGCTCTCGCGTTGTGTGAGCTCACCGGGCACGAATACGGTCGCGCCACGGCGTTGAACGGTCTCGGCGACGCGTTCGACAGGACGGGACGACGTACCGAGGCGCGGCGCAATTACACGGCAGCGCTGGCGGTCGCCGTCAAGATCGGGGACGTCGACGAGCAGGGACGCGCACACGCCGGGCTGGCGCGTTAG